The following coding sequences are from one Strigops habroptila isolate Jane chromosome 18, bStrHab1.2.pri, whole genome shotgun sequence window:
- the TMEM9 gene encoding transmembrane protein 9 isoform X1, whose amino-acid sequence MGVFLGICVKCFQEFLTGISLDSGIIFYFLGKVGHKRKAPVNSFWLHSVEILCPGCEFLFPQASMMFAQCSPRCASSVLLLVLLCCILPPPALASKSSEDIRCKCICPPYRNISGHIYNKNVSQKDCNCLHVVEPMPVPGNDVEAYCLLCECKYEERSTTTIKVIVALSPWLAPSRAMPHQPRHSQTGGCLEESSGRENKTMVVMPGAPCAGQEGSWQGGAGCTGAQASC is encoded by the exons ATGGGAGTGTTTCTTGGCATCTGTGTAAAGTGTTTCCAGGAGTTTCTCACTGGCATCAGCCTTGATTCAGGGATAATTTTCTACTTCCTGGGCAAAGTGGGCCATAAAAGGAAAGCTCCAGTTAACTCCTTCTGGCTGCATTCAGTTGAGATCCTCTGTCCTGGATgtgaatttctgtttcctcagGCTTCCATGATGTTTGCCCAGTGCAGCCCGAGGTGTGCGAGCtccgtgctgctgctggtgctgctctgctgcataCTTCCTCCTCCGGCACTAGCCAGCAAG AGCTCGGAGGACATCCGCTGCAAGTGCATCTGCCCCCCGTACCGGAACATCAGCGGCCACATTTACAACAAGAATGTGTCACAGAAGGACTG CAACTGCCTGCACGTTGTGGAGCCAATGCCAGTGCCAGGGAATGATGTGGAGGCCTATTGCCTTCTGTGTGAGTGCAAGTACGAGGAGCgcagcaccaccaccatcaAGGTAATCGTGGCTCTGTCCCCATGGCTGGCTCCTTCTCGTGCCATGCCACACCAGCCCAGGCACAGCCAGACTGGTGGGTGCCTGGAGGAGAGctcaggaagggaaaataaaaccatggtGGTAATGCCAGGGGCACCATGTGCGGGCCAGGAGGGCTCctggcagggaggagcaggCTGCACGGGAGCCCAGGCTTCTTGCTGA
- the TMEM9 gene encoding transmembrane protein 9 isoform X3 codes for MGVFLGICVKCFQEFLTGISLDSGIIFYFLGKVGHKRKAPVNSFWLHSVEILCPGCEFLFPQASMMFAQCSPRCASSVLLLVLLCCILPPPALASKSSEDIRCKCICPPYRNISGHIYNKNVSQKDCNCLHVVEPMPVPGNDVEAYCLLCECKYEERSTTTIKVIIIIYLSVVGALLLYMAFLVLVDPLIRKPDAYTQPLHNEEENEDARSLAAAPTPSGARANTVLERVEGAQQRWKRQVQEQRKTVFDRHKMLS; via the exons ATGGGAGTGTTTCTTGGCATCTGTGTAAAGTGTTTCCAGGAGTTTCTCACTGGCATCAGCCTTGATTCAGGGATAATTTTCTACTTCCTGGGCAAAGTGGGCCATAAAAGGAAAGCTCCAGTTAACTCCTTCTGGCTGCATTCAGTTGAGATCCTCTGTCCTGGATgtgaatttctgtttcctcagGCTTCCATGATGTTTGCCCAGTGCAGCCCGAGGTGTGCGAGCtccgtgctgctgctggtgctgctctgctgcataCTTCCTCCTCCGGCACTAGCCAGCAAG AGCTCGGAGGACATCCGCTGCAAGTGCATCTGCCCCCCGTACCGGAACATCAGCGGCCACATTTACAACAAGAATGTGTCACAGAAGGACTG CAACTGCCTGCACGTTGTGGAGCCAATGCCAGTGCCAGGGAATGATGTGGAGGCCTATTGCCTTCTGTGTGAGTGCAAGTACGAGGAGCgcagcaccaccaccatcaAG GTGATCATCATCATTTACTTGTCTGTGGTGGGGGCATTGCTGCTGTACATGGCTTTCCTTGTGCTGGTGGACCCTCTGATCCGGAAGCCAGATGCTTATACCCAGCCCCTGCACAATGAGGAGGAGAATGAG GATGCTCGCTCCTTGGCCGCAGCCCCCACCCCATCTGGGGCCAGAGCCAACACGGTGCTGGAGAGGGTGGAGGGGGCCCAGCAGCGCTGGAAGCGCCaagtgcaggagcagaggaagacagTTTTCGACCGCCACAAGATGCTGAGCTAG
- the TMEM9 gene encoding transmembrane protein 9 isoform X2: protein MMFAQCSPRCASSVLLLVLLCCILPPPALASKSSEDIRCKCICPPYRNISGHIYNKNVSQKDCNCLHVVEPMPVPGNDVEAYCLLCECKYEERSTTTIKVIIIIYLSVVGALLLYMAFLVLVDPLIRKPDAYTQPLHNEEENEDARSLAAAPTPSGARANTVLERVEGAQQRWKRQVQEQRKTVFDRHKMLS, encoded by the exons ATGATGTTTGCCCAGTGCAGCCCGAGGTGTGCGAGCtccgtgctgctgctggtgctgctctgctgcataCTTCCTCCTCCGGCACTAGCCAGCAAG AGCTCGGAGGACATCCGCTGCAAGTGCATCTGCCCCCCGTACCGGAACATCAGCGGCCACATTTACAACAAGAATGTGTCACAGAAGGACTG CAACTGCCTGCACGTTGTGGAGCCAATGCCAGTGCCAGGGAATGATGTGGAGGCCTATTGCCTTCTGTGTGAGTGCAAGTACGAGGAGCgcagcaccaccaccatcaAG GTGATCATCATCATTTACTTGTCTGTGGTGGGGGCATTGCTGCTGTACATGGCTTTCCTTGTGCTGGTGGACCCTCTGATCCGGAAGCCAGATGCTTATACCCAGCCCCTGCACAATGAGGAGGAGAATGAG GATGCTCGCTCCTTGGCCGCAGCCCCCACCCCATCTGGGGCCAGAGCCAACACGGTGCTGGAGAGGGTGGAGGGGGCCCAGCAGCGCTGGAAGCGCCaagtgcaggagcagaggaagacagTTTTCGACCGCCACAAGATGCTGAGCTAG